In Fundulus heteroclitus isolate FHET01 chromosome 16, MU-UCD_Fhet_4.1, whole genome shotgun sequence, a single genomic region encodes these proteins:
- the rfx1a gene encoding MHC class II regulatory factor RFX1a isoform X4 codes for MATSAYVGEMQPAAQLQGAAVTVAPGQPDSASTSATAPQFLAEIQTTVASPTVVTPTGQAAAAEQASSIASQKPAAAGSQSQTASQVQPAQTQYVTAEIQGSPTQSGNAQSTPQYIVVTVTEGSLHSSDSVSDSSPPPAVVQTGVPTQVVQQVQTAQQRSVVQATSQIAKTEPGTQLSVTNLQPVHITQEVQQQLASVPVQHVYASQVQYVEGGESNYTTSTIRSSSFSYTETPLYTQSTAGEYYEGQPTPGAQASSPGTSLTVAVTAGAAGGVSMFVAQPTGAAGGGATAVTAGGAANGSEEGAGTNGGAAGSYVIQGGYMLGSGSNSSSSSSNGGAAGNSQNYSHSARASPATWLLDNYETAEGVSLPRSTLYCHYLLHCQEQKLEPVNAASFGKLIRSVFMGLRTRRLGTRGNSKYHYYGLRIKAGSSLLRLMEDQQHLAMRQQPFSQKQRLKPVHKVEGMTNGTAAGAGQQQQQQQGSGHVDISTQVQQYQQFLDASRALPEFPDIDVHGKSLPEGIELDHIKSFQLLYREHCEAILDVMVNLQFTLVETLWKTFWRFSQSQAGDTPLAVHDESEKRLPKSCLVLLCKYEPVLRWSRDCDNSLYQSLVEILIPDVLRPIPSALTQAIRNFAKSLESWLTNAMMNIPEEMVRIKVTSANAFAQTLRRYTSLNHLAQAARAVLQNTAQINQMLSDLNRVDFANVQEQASWVCRCEDRVVQRLEQDFKLTLQQQNSLEQWAVWLDGVVSQVLKPYQHSPAFPKAAKLFLLKWSFYSSMVIRDLTLRSAASFGSFHLIRLLYDEYMYYLIEHRVAQAKGETPIAVMGEFASLGRGLNQLDPDKEEEEEEDDESEEEGQELSLPADGAVLGEESLEPPAKLARTDQRVLFTTGSADN; via the exons ATGGCCACCTCAGCCTACGTAGGGGAGATGCAACCGGCGGCCCAGCTTCAGGGCGCTGCTGTGACCGTCGCGCCGGGTCAGCCTGACTCCGCCTCCACCTCTGCGACCGCTCCCCAGTTCCTTGCAGAGATTCAAACCACCGTGGCTTCCCCCACCGTCGTCACGCCCACCGGCCAAGCTGCCGCCGCCGAACAGGCGTCCTCCATCGCCTCGCAGAAGCCCGCGGCGGCCGGCAGTCAAAGCCAGACTGCCTCGCAGGTGCAGCCGGCTCAAACGCAGTACGTGACGGCAGAGATCCAGGGTTCCCCCACGCAGTCCGGAAATGCTCAAAGCACTCCTCAGTACATTGTTGTCACAGTCACAG AGGGTTCCCTTCACTCAAGTGACAGTGTGTCCGATTCCAGCCCACCTCCAGCCGTTGTGCAGACGGGAGTTCCCACACAGGTCGTTCAGCAGGTGCAGACGGCCCAGCAG AGGTCGGTGGTGCAGGCCACTTCCCAGATAGCAAAGACCGAGCCGGGCACGCAGCTCAGCGTCACCAACCTACAGCCTGTTCATATCACACAGGAA GTCCAGCAGCAGCTCGCCTCGGTGCCAGTGCAGCATGTGTACGCTAGCCAAGTGCAGTATGTGGAAGGAGGCGAGTCGAACTACACCACCAGCACCAT ACGCTCCAGCAGCTTCTCTTACACCGAAACGCCCCTCTATACCCAGAGCACCGCCGGCGAGTATTACGAAGGTCAGCCGACGCCGGGCGCGCAGGCCTCGTCCCCCGGCACCAGTCTGACCGTCGCCGTGACTGCCGGCGCCGCGGGCGGGGTCTCCATGTTCGTGGCCCAGCCCACCGGCGCCGCGGGGGGCGGGGCCACGGCGGTGACCGCCGGGGGCGCTGCCAACGGGTCCGAGGAGGGGGCGGGCACCAACGGCGGCGCCGCGGGCAGCTACGTGATCCAGGGGGGTTACATGCTGGGCAGcggcagcaacagcagcagcagcagcagcaacggAGGGGCAGCTGGAAACAGTCAGAACTACTCACACAGCGCCCGCGCCTCCCCAGCCACT TGGTTGCTGGACAACTACGAGACGGCTGAAGGAGTTAGTCTGCCGCGTTCCACGCTCTACTGCCACTACCTGCTGCACTGCCAGGAACAGAAACTGGAGCCGGTCAACGCCGCTTCCTTCGGGAAACTCATTCGCTCCGTGTTCATGGGGCTGCGCACGCGACGCCTGGGCACTCG GGGTAACTCCAAATACCACTACTACGGACTGAGAATCAAGGCCGGCTCCTCTCTTCTGCGCCTCATGGAAGACCAACAACACCTGGCCATGAGACAGCAGCCGTTCTCTCAGAAACAAAG GTTGAAGCCTGTGCACAAAGTTGAAGGCATGACCAACGGGACGGCGGCAGGAGcgggccagcagcagcagcagcaacagggaTCAGGACACGTGGACATCAGTACCCAGGTCCAGCAGTACCAGCAGTTCCTGG ACGCTTCCCGAGCTCTGCCTGAGTTTCCAGACATCGACGTCCACGGGAAGTCTCTACCAGAGGGAATTGAGCTCGACCACATAAAGAGCTTTCAGCTGCTTTACAGGGAACACTGTGAG gcCATACTGGATGTGATGGTCAATCTGCAGTTTACACTGGTAGAGACTCTGTGGAAAACCTTCTGGAGGTTCAGCCAAAGTCAAGCTGGAGACACCCCATTGGCtgt GCACGATGAGTCGGAGAAGCGCCTCCCCAAGTCCTGCCTGGTGTTGCTGTGCAAGTACGAGCCGGTGCTGCGCTGGAGCCGTGACTGCGACAACAGCCTGTACCAGAGCCTGGTGGAGATCCTCATCCCCGACGTCCTCAGACCCATCCCCA GTGCCTTAACACAAGCCATTCGTAACTTTGCCAAGAGCCTTGAGAGCTGGCTGACCAACGCCATGATGAACATCCCTGAGGAAATGGTCCGCATCAAG GTAACATCAGCCAACGCTTTTGCCCAGACGCTGCGTCGCTACACCAGTCTGAACCACCTTGCCCAGGCAGCCCGCGCTGTCCTGCAGAACACAGCTCAGATCAACCAGATGCTCTCCGACCTCAACCGAGTCGACTTTGCGAACGTCCAG GAGCAGGCGTCGTGGGTGTGCAGATGTGAAGACCGCGTCGTGCAGCGGCTGGAGCAGGACTTCAAGTTGaccctgcagcagcagaactctTTGGAGCAGTGGGCTGTGTGGCTTGACGGCGTGGTCTCCCAGGTGCTGAAGCCCTACCAGCACAGTCCTGCCTTCCCGAAGGCCGCCAAGCTCTTCTTACTTAAGTGGTCCTTCTACAG TTCCATGGTGATCAGGGATCTGACCCTGCGGAGCGCGGCCAGTTTTGGTTCCTTTCACCTGATCCGTCTCCTGTATGACGAATACATGTACTACCTTATAGAGCACAGAGTGGCCCAGGCTAAAGGAGAAACCCCCATCGCTGTGATGGGAGAG TTTGCCAGTTTAGGTCGTGGCCTGAACCAGCTGGATCCCGACAAAG aagaggaagaggaagaagatgacGAGAGTGAGGAAGAAGGCCAGGAGCTCTCCCTCCCCGCTGACGGGGCGGTGCTCGGAGAGGAGTCTCTGGAACCTCCAGCCAAGTTAGCCCGAACGGATCAACGCGTCCTCTTCACCACGGGCTCGGCTGACAACTAA
- the rfx1a gene encoding MHC class II regulatory factor RFX1a isoform X3 yields the protein MATSAYVGEMQPAAQLQGAAVTVAPGQPDSASTSATAPQFLAEIQTTVASPTVVTPTGQAAAAEQASSIASQKPAAAGSQSQTASQVQPAQTQYVTAEIQGSPTQSGNAQSTPQYIVVTVTEGSLHSSDSVSDSSPPPAVVQTGVPTQVVQQVQTAQQRSVVQATSQIAKTEPGTQLSVTNLQPVHITQEVQQQLASVPVQHVYASQVQYVEGGESNYTTSTIRSSSFSYTETPLYTQSTAGEYYEGQPTPGAQASSPGTSLTVAVTAGAAGGVSMFVAQPTGAAGGGATAVTAGGAANGSEEGAGTNGGAAGSYVIQGGYMLGSGSNSSSSSSNGGAAGNSQNYSHSARASPATVQWLLDNYETAEGVSLPRSTLYCHYLLHCQEQKLEPVNAASFGKLIRSVFMGLRTRRLGTRGNSKYHYYGLRIKAGSSLLRLMEDQQHLAMRQQPFSQKQRLKPVHKVEGMTNGTAAGAGQQQQQQQGSGHVDISTQVQQYQQFLDASRALPEFPDIDVHGKSLPEGIELDHIKSFQLLYREHCEAILDVMVNLQFTLVETLWKTFWRFSQSQAGDTPLAVHDESEKRLPKSCLVLLCKYEPVLRWSRDCDNSLYQSLVEILIPDVLRPIPSALTQAIRNFAKSLESWLTNAMMNIPEEMVRIKVTSANAFAQTLRRYTSLNHLAQAARAVLQNTAQINQMLSDLNRVDFANVQEQASWVCRCEDRVVQRLEQDFKLTLQQQNSLEQWAVWLDGVVSQVLKPYQHSPAFPKAAKLFLLKWSFYSSMVIRDLTLRSAASFGSFHLIRLLYDEYMYYLIEHRVAQAKGETPIAVMGEFASLGRGLNQLDPDKEEEEEEDDESEEEGQELSLPADGAVLGEESLEPPAKLARTDQRVLFTTGSADN from the exons ATGGCCACCTCAGCCTACGTAGGGGAGATGCAACCGGCGGCCCAGCTTCAGGGCGCTGCTGTGACCGTCGCGCCGGGTCAGCCTGACTCCGCCTCCACCTCTGCGACCGCTCCCCAGTTCCTTGCAGAGATTCAAACCACCGTGGCTTCCCCCACCGTCGTCACGCCCACCGGCCAAGCTGCCGCCGCCGAACAGGCGTCCTCCATCGCCTCGCAGAAGCCCGCGGCGGCCGGCAGTCAAAGCCAGACTGCCTCGCAGGTGCAGCCGGCTCAAACGCAGTACGTGACGGCAGAGATCCAGGGTTCCCCCACGCAGTCCGGAAATGCTCAAAGCACTCCTCAGTACATTGTTGTCACAGTCACAG AGGGTTCCCTTCACTCAAGTGACAGTGTGTCCGATTCCAGCCCACCTCCAGCCGTTGTGCAGACGGGAGTTCCCACACAGGTCGTTCAGCAGGTGCAGACGGCCCAGCAG AGGTCGGTGGTGCAGGCCACTTCCCAGATAGCAAAGACCGAGCCGGGCACGCAGCTCAGCGTCACCAACCTACAGCCTGTTCATATCACACAGGAA GTCCAGCAGCAGCTCGCCTCGGTGCCAGTGCAGCATGTGTACGCTAGCCAAGTGCAGTATGTGGAAGGAGGCGAGTCGAACTACACCACCAGCACCAT ACGCTCCAGCAGCTTCTCTTACACCGAAACGCCCCTCTATACCCAGAGCACCGCCGGCGAGTATTACGAAGGTCAGCCGACGCCGGGCGCGCAGGCCTCGTCCCCCGGCACCAGTCTGACCGTCGCCGTGACTGCCGGCGCCGCGGGCGGGGTCTCCATGTTCGTGGCCCAGCCCACCGGCGCCGCGGGGGGCGGGGCCACGGCGGTGACCGCCGGGGGCGCTGCCAACGGGTCCGAGGAGGGGGCGGGCACCAACGGCGGCGCCGCGGGCAGCTACGTGATCCAGGGGGGTTACATGCTGGGCAGcggcagcaacagcagcagcagcagcagcaacggAGGGGCAGCTGGAAACAGTCAGAACTACTCACACAGCGCCCGCGCCTCCCCAGCCACT GTACAGTGGTTGCTGGACAACTACGAGACGGCTGAAGGAGTTAGTCTGCCGCGTTCCACGCTCTACTGCCACTACCTGCTGCACTGCCAGGAACAGAAACTGGAGCCGGTCAACGCCGCTTCCTTCGGGAAACTCATTCGCTCCGTGTTCATGGGGCTGCGCACGCGACGCCTGGGCACTCG GGGTAACTCCAAATACCACTACTACGGACTGAGAATCAAGGCCGGCTCCTCTCTTCTGCGCCTCATGGAAGACCAACAACACCTGGCCATGAGACAGCAGCCGTTCTCTCAGAAACAAAG GTTGAAGCCTGTGCACAAAGTTGAAGGCATGACCAACGGGACGGCGGCAGGAGcgggccagcagcagcagcagcaacagggaTCAGGACACGTGGACATCAGTACCCAGGTCCAGCAGTACCAGCAGTTCCTGG ACGCTTCCCGAGCTCTGCCTGAGTTTCCAGACATCGACGTCCACGGGAAGTCTCTACCAGAGGGAATTGAGCTCGACCACATAAAGAGCTTTCAGCTGCTTTACAGGGAACACTGTGAG gcCATACTGGATGTGATGGTCAATCTGCAGTTTACACTGGTAGAGACTCTGTGGAAAACCTTCTGGAGGTTCAGCCAAAGTCAAGCTGGAGACACCCCATTGGCtgt GCACGATGAGTCGGAGAAGCGCCTCCCCAAGTCCTGCCTGGTGTTGCTGTGCAAGTACGAGCCGGTGCTGCGCTGGAGCCGTGACTGCGACAACAGCCTGTACCAGAGCCTGGTGGAGATCCTCATCCCCGACGTCCTCAGACCCATCCCCA GTGCCTTAACACAAGCCATTCGTAACTTTGCCAAGAGCCTTGAGAGCTGGCTGACCAACGCCATGATGAACATCCCTGAGGAAATGGTCCGCATCAAG GTAACATCAGCCAACGCTTTTGCCCAGACGCTGCGTCGCTACACCAGTCTGAACCACCTTGCCCAGGCAGCCCGCGCTGTCCTGCAGAACACAGCTCAGATCAACCAGATGCTCTCCGACCTCAACCGAGTCGACTTTGCGAACGTCCAG GAGCAGGCGTCGTGGGTGTGCAGATGTGAAGACCGCGTCGTGCAGCGGCTGGAGCAGGACTTCAAGTTGaccctgcagcagcagaactctTTGGAGCAGTGGGCTGTGTGGCTTGACGGCGTGGTCTCCCAGGTGCTGAAGCCCTACCAGCACAGTCCTGCCTTCCCGAAGGCCGCCAAGCTCTTCTTACTTAAGTGGTCCTTCTACAG TTCCATGGTGATCAGGGATCTGACCCTGCGGAGCGCGGCCAGTTTTGGTTCCTTTCACCTGATCCGTCTCCTGTATGACGAATACATGTACTACCTTATAGAGCACAGAGTGGCCCAGGCTAAAGGAGAAACCCCCATCGCTGTGATGGGAGAG TTTGCCAGTTTAGGTCGTGGCCTGAACCAGCTGGATCCCGACAAAG aagaggaagaggaagaagatgacGAGAGTGAGGAAGAAGGCCAGGAGCTCTCCCTCCCCGCTGACGGGGCGGTGCTCGGAGAGGAGTCTCTGGAACCTCCAGCCAAGTTAGCCCGAACGGATCAACGCGTCCTCTTCACCACGGGCTCGGCTGACAACTAA
- the rfx1a gene encoding MHC class II regulatory factor RFX1a isoform X2, which yields MATSAYVGEMQPAAQLQGAAVTVAPGQPDSASTSATAPQFLAEIQTTVASPTVVTPTGQAAAAEQASSIASQKPAAAGSQSQTASQVQPAQTQYVTAEIQGSPTQSGNAQSTPQYIVVTVTEGSLHSSDSVSDSSPPPAVVQTGVPTQVVQQVQTAQQRSVVQATSQIAKTEPGTQLSVTNLQPVHITQEVQQQLASVPVQHVYASQVQYVEGGESNYTTSTIRSSSFSYTETPLYTQSTAGEYYEGQPTPGAQASSPGTSLTVAVTAGAAGGVSMFVAQPTGAAGGGATAVTAGGAANGSEEGAGTNGGAAGSYVIQGGYMLGSGSNSSSSSSNGGAAGNSQNYSHSARASPATVSITEGEESSVPSADKKWLLDNYETAEGVSLPRSTLYCHYLLHCQEQKLEPVNAASFGKLIRSVFMGLRTRRLGTRGNSKYHYYGLRIKAGSSLLRLMEDQQHLAMRQQPFSQKQRLKPVHKVEGMTNGTAAGAGQQQQQQQGSGHVDISTQVQQYQQFLDASRALPEFPDIDVHGKSLPEGIELDHIKSFQLLYREHCEAILDVMVNLQFTLVETLWKTFWRFSQSQAGDTPLAVHDESEKRLPKSCLVLLCKYEPVLRWSRDCDNSLYQSLVEILIPDVLRPIPSALTQAIRNFAKSLESWLTNAMMNIPEEMVRIKVTSANAFAQTLRRYTSLNHLAQAARAVLQNTAQINQMLSDLNRVDFANVQEQASWVCRCEDRVVQRLEQDFKLTLQQQNSLEQWAVWLDGVVSQVLKPYQHSPAFPKAAKLFLLKWSFYSSMVIRDLTLRSAASFGSFHLIRLLYDEYMYYLIEHRVAQAKGETPIAVMGEFASLGRGLNQLDPDKEEEEEEDDESEEEGQELSLPADGAVLGEESLEPPAKLARTDQRVLFTTGSADN from the exons ATGGCCACCTCAGCCTACGTAGGGGAGATGCAACCGGCGGCCCAGCTTCAGGGCGCTGCTGTGACCGTCGCGCCGGGTCAGCCTGACTCCGCCTCCACCTCTGCGACCGCTCCCCAGTTCCTTGCAGAGATTCAAACCACCGTGGCTTCCCCCACCGTCGTCACGCCCACCGGCCAAGCTGCCGCCGCCGAACAGGCGTCCTCCATCGCCTCGCAGAAGCCCGCGGCGGCCGGCAGTCAAAGCCAGACTGCCTCGCAGGTGCAGCCGGCTCAAACGCAGTACGTGACGGCAGAGATCCAGGGTTCCCCCACGCAGTCCGGAAATGCTCAAAGCACTCCTCAGTACATTGTTGTCACAGTCACAG AGGGTTCCCTTCACTCAAGTGACAGTGTGTCCGATTCCAGCCCACCTCCAGCCGTTGTGCAGACGGGAGTTCCCACACAGGTCGTTCAGCAGGTGCAGACGGCCCAGCAG AGGTCGGTGGTGCAGGCCACTTCCCAGATAGCAAAGACCGAGCCGGGCACGCAGCTCAGCGTCACCAACCTACAGCCTGTTCATATCACACAGGAA GTCCAGCAGCAGCTCGCCTCGGTGCCAGTGCAGCATGTGTACGCTAGCCAAGTGCAGTATGTGGAAGGAGGCGAGTCGAACTACACCACCAGCACCAT ACGCTCCAGCAGCTTCTCTTACACCGAAACGCCCCTCTATACCCAGAGCACCGCCGGCGAGTATTACGAAGGTCAGCCGACGCCGGGCGCGCAGGCCTCGTCCCCCGGCACCAGTCTGACCGTCGCCGTGACTGCCGGCGCCGCGGGCGGGGTCTCCATGTTCGTGGCCCAGCCCACCGGCGCCGCGGGGGGCGGGGCCACGGCGGTGACCGCCGGGGGCGCTGCCAACGGGTCCGAGGAGGGGGCGGGCACCAACGGCGGCGCCGCGGGCAGCTACGTGATCCAGGGGGGTTACATGCTGGGCAGcggcagcaacagcagcagcagcagcagcaacggAGGGGCAGCTGGAAACAGTCAGAACTACTCACACAGCGCCCGCGCCTCCCCAGCCACTGTGAGTATTACGGAGGGCGAGGAGAGTAGCGTGCCGTCGGCAGACAAAAAG TGGTTGCTGGACAACTACGAGACGGCTGAAGGAGTTAGTCTGCCGCGTTCCACGCTCTACTGCCACTACCTGCTGCACTGCCAGGAACAGAAACTGGAGCCGGTCAACGCCGCTTCCTTCGGGAAACTCATTCGCTCCGTGTTCATGGGGCTGCGCACGCGACGCCTGGGCACTCG GGGTAACTCCAAATACCACTACTACGGACTGAGAATCAAGGCCGGCTCCTCTCTTCTGCGCCTCATGGAAGACCAACAACACCTGGCCATGAGACAGCAGCCGTTCTCTCAGAAACAAAG GTTGAAGCCTGTGCACAAAGTTGAAGGCATGACCAACGGGACGGCGGCAGGAGcgggccagcagcagcagcagcaacagggaTCAGGACACGTGGACATCAGTACCCAGGTCCAGCAGTACCAGCAGTTCCTGG ACGCTTCCCGAGCTCTGCCTGAGTTTCCAGACATCGACGTCCACGGGAAGTCTCTACCAGAGGGAATTGAGCTCGACCACATAAAGAGCTTTCAGCTGCTTTACAGGGAACACTGTGAG gcCATACTGGATGTGATGGTCAATCTGCAGTTTACACTGGTAGAGACTCTGTGGAAAACCTTCTGGAGGTTCAGCCAAAGTCAAGCTGGAGACACCCCATTGGCtgt GCACGATGAGTCGGAGAAGCGCCTCCCCAAGTCCTGCCTGGTGTTGCTGTGCAAGTACGAGCCGGTGCTGCGCTGGAGCCGTGACTGCGACAACAGCCTGTACCAGAGCCTGGTGGAGATCCTCATCCCCGACGTCCTCAGACCCATCCCCA GTGCCTTAACACAAGCCATTCGTAACTTTGCCAAGAGCCTTGAGAGCTGGCTGACCAACGCCATGATGAACATCCCTGAGGAAATGGTCCGCATCAAG GTAACATCAGCCAACGCTTTTGCCCAGACGCTGCGTCGCTACACCAGTCTGAACCACCTTGCCCAGGCAGCCCGCGCTGTCCTGCAGAACACAGCTCAGATCAACCAGATGCTCTCCGACCTCAACCGAGTCGACTTTGCGAACGTCCAG GAGCAGGCGTCGTGGGTGTGCAGATGTGAAGACCGCGTCGTGCAGCGGCTGGAGCAGGACTTCAAGTTGaccctgcagcagcagaactctTTGGAGCAGTGGGCTGTGTGGCTTGACGGCGTGGTCTCCCAGGTGCTGAAGCCCTACCAGCACAGTCCTGCCTTCCCGAAGGCCGCCAAGCTCTTCTTACTTAAGTGGTCCTTCTACAG TTCCATGGTGATCAGGGATCTGACCCTGCGGAGCGCGGCCAGTTTTGGTTCCTTTCACCTGATCCGTCTCCTGTATGACGAATACATGTACTACCTTATAGAGCACAGAGTGGCCCAGGCTAAAGGAGAAACCCCCATCGCTGTGATGGGAGAG TTTGCCAGTTTAGGTCGTGGCCTGAACCAGCTGGATCCCGACAAAG aagaggaagaggaagaagatgacGAGAGTGAGGAAGAAGGCCAGGAGCTCTCCCTCCCCGCTGACGGGGCGGTGCTCGGAGAGGAGTCTCTGGAACCTCCAGCCAAGTTAGCCCGAACGGATCAACGCGTCCTCTTCACCACGGGCTCGGCTGACAACTAA
- the rfx1a gene encoding MHC class II regulatory factor RFX1a isoform X1, with protein sequence MATSAYVGEMQPAAQLQGAAVTVAPGQPDSASTSATAPQFLAEIQTTVASPTVVTPTGQAAAAEQASSIASQKPAAAGSQSQTASQVQPAQTQYVTAEIQGSPTQSGNAQSTPQYIVVTVTEGSLHSSDSVSDSSPPPAVVQTGVPTQVVQQVQTAQQRSVVQATSQIAKTEPGTQLSVTNLQPVHITQEVQQQLASVPVQHVYASQVQYVEGGESNYTTSTIRSSSFSYTETPLYTQSTAGEYYEGQPTPGAQASSPGTSLTVAVTAGAAGGVSMFVAQPTGAAGGGATAVTAGGAANGSEEGAGTNGGAAGSYVIQGGYMLGSGSNSSSSSSNGGAAGNSQNYSHSARASPATVSITEGEESSVPSADKKVQWLLDNYETAEGVSLPRSTLYCHYLLHCQEQKLEPVNAASFGKLIRSVFMGLRTRRLGTRGNSKYHYYGLRIKAGSSLLRLMEDQQHLAMRQQPFSQKQRLKPVHKVEGMTNGTAAGAGQQQQQQQGSGHVDISTQVQQYQQFLDASRALPEFPDIDVHGKSLPEGIELDHIKSFQLLYREHCEAILDVMVNLQFTLVETLWKTFWRFSQSQAGDTPLAVHDESEKRLPKSCLVLLCKYEPVLRWSRDCDNSLYQSLVEILIPDVLRPIPSALTQAIRNFAKSLESWLTNAMMNIPEEMVRIKVTSANAFAQTLRRYTSLNHLAQAARAVLQNTAQINQMLSDLNRVDFANVQEQASWVCRCEDRVVQRLEQDFKLTLQQQNSLEQWAVWLDGVVSQVLKPYQHSPAFPKAAKLFLLKWSFYSSMVIRDLTLRSAASFGSFHLIRLLYDEYMYYLIEHRVAQAKGETPIAVMGEFASLGRGLNQLDPDKEEEEEEDDESEEEGQELSLPADGAVLGEESLEPPAKLARTDQRVLFTTGSADN encoded by the exons ATGGCCACCTCAGCCTACGTAGGGGAGATGCAACCGGCGGCCCAGCTTCAGGGCGCTGCTGTGACCGTCGCGCCGGGTCAGCCTGACTCCGCCTCCACCTCTGCGACCGCTCCCCAGTTCCTTGCAGAGATTCAAACCACCGTGGCTTCCCCCACCGTCGTCACGCCCACCGGCCAAGCTGCCGCCGCCGAACAGGCGTCCTCCATCGCCTCGCAGAAGCCCGCGGCGGCCGGCAGTCAAAGCCAGACTGCCTCGCAGGTGCAGCCGGCTCAAACGCAGTACGTGACGGCAGAGATCCAGGGTTCCCCCACGCAGTCCGGAAATGCTCAAAGCACTCCTCAGTACATTGTTGTCACAGTCACAG AGGGTTCCCTTCACTCAAGTGACAGTGTGTCCGATTCCAGCCCACCTCCAGCCGTTGTGCAGACGGGAGTTCCCACACAGGTCGTTCAGCAGGTGCAGACGGCCCAGCAG AGGTCGGTGGTGCAGGCCACTTCCCAGATAGCAAAGACCGAGCCGGGCACGCAGCTCAGCGTCACCAACCTACAGCCTGTTCATATCACACAGGAA GTCCAGCAGCAGCTCGCCTCGGTGCCAGTGCAGCATGTGTACGCTAGCCAAGTGCAGTATGTGGAAGGAGGCGAGTCGAACTACACCACCAGCACCAT ACGCTCCAGCAGCTTCTCTTACACCGAAACGCCCCTCTATACCCAGAGCACCGCCGGCGAGTATTACGAAGGTCAGCCGACGCCGGGCGCGCAGGCCTCGTCCCCCGGCACCAGTCTGACCGTCGCCGTGACTGCCGGCGCCGCGGGCGGGGTCTCCATGTTCGTGGCCCAGCCCACCGGCGCCGCGGGGGGCGGGGCCACGGCGGTGACCGCCGGGGGCGCTGCCAACGGGTCCGAGGAGGGGGCGGGCACCAACGGCGGCGCCGCGGGCAGCTACGTGATCCAGGGGGGTTACATGCTGGGCAGcggcagcaacagcagcagcagcagcagcaacggAGGGGCAGCTGGAAACAGTCAGAACTACTCACACAGCGCCCGCGCCTCCCCAGCCACTGTGAGTATTACGGAGGGCGAGGAGAGTAGCGTGCCGTCGGCAGACAAAAAG GTACAGTGGTTGCTGGACAACTACGAGACGGCTGAAGGAGTTAGTCTGCCGCGTTCCACGCTCTACTGCCACTACCTGCTGCACTGCCAGGAACAGAAACTGGAGCCGGTCAACGCCGCTTCCTTCGGGAAACTCATTCGCTCCGTGTTCATGGGGCTGCGCACGCGACGCCTGGGCACTCG GGGTAACTCCAAATACCACTACTACGGACTGAGAATCAAGGCCGGCTCCTCTCTTCTGCGCCTCATGGAAGACCAACAACACCTGGCCATGAGACAGCAGCCGTTCTCTCAGAAACAAAG GTTGAAGCCTGTGCACAAAGTTGAAGGCATGACCAACGGGACGGCGGCAGGAGcgggccagcagcagcagcagcaacagggaTCAGGACACGTGGACATCAGTACCCAGGTCCAGCAGTACCAGCAGTTCCTGG ACGCTTCCCGAGCTCTGCCTGAGTTTCCAGACATCGACGTCCACGGGAAGTCTCTACCAGAGGGAATTGAGCTCGACCACATAAAGAGCTTTCAGCTGCTTTACAGGGAACACTGTGAG gcCATACTGGATGTGATGGTCAATCTGCAGTTTACACTGGTAGAGACTCTGTGGAAAACCTTCTGGAGGTTCAGCCAAAGTCAAGCTGGAGACACCCCATTGGCtgt GCACGATGAGTCGGAGAAGCGCCTCCCCAAGTCCTGCCTGGTGTTGCTGTGCAAGTACGAGCCGGTGCTGCGCTGGAGCCGTGACTGCGACAACAGCCTGTACCAGAGCCTGGTGGAGATCCTCATCCCCGACGTCCTCAGACCCATCCCCA GTGCCTTAACACAAGCCATTCGTAACTTTGCCAAGAGCCTTGAGAGCTGGCTGACCAACGCCATGATGAACATCCCTGAGGAAATGGTCCGCATCAAG GTAACATCAGCCAACGCTTTTGCCCAGACGCTGCGTCGCTACACCAGTCTGAACCACCTTGCCCAGGCAGCCCGCGCTGTCCTGCAGAACACAGCTCAGATCAACCAGATGCTCTCCGACCTCAACCGAGTCGACTTTGCGAACGTCCAG GAGCAGGCGTCGTGGGTGTGCAGATGTGAAGACCGCGTCGTGCAGCGGCTGGAGCAGGACTTCAAGTTGaccctgcagcagcagaactctTTGGAGCAGTGGGCTGTGTGGCTTGACGGCGTGGTCTCCCAGGTGCTGAAGCCCTACCAGCACAGTCCTGCCTTCCCGAAGGCCGCCAAGCTCTTCTTACTTAAGTGGTCCTTCTACAG TTCCATGGTGATCAGGGATCTGACCCTGCGGAGCGCGGCCAGTTTTGGTTCCTTTCACCTGATCCGTCTCCTGTATGACGAATACATGTACTACCTTATAGAGCACAGAGTGGCCCAGGCTAAAGGAGAAACCCCCATCGCTGTGATGGGAGAG TTTGCCAGTTTAGGTCGTGGCCTGAACCAGCTGGATCCCGACAAAG aagaggaagaggaagaagatgacGAGAGTGAGGAAGAAGGCCAGGAGCTCTCCCTCCCCGCTGACGGGGCGGTGCTCGGAGAGGAGTCTCTGGAACCTCCAGCCAAGTTAGCCCGAACGGATCAACGCGTCCTCTTCACCACGGGCTCGGCTGACAACTAA